The DNA region ATCAAGCATTTCTTGAGTTTCTTTAATACCGCCAATCATAGAACCATAAACTTTTTTTCCGCCTGAGAATATTAATCTTGCCAAATCTATGCTTTGTTTTAATTCAGCAGGAGGAAGCCCAACAATAGCCATCTCTCCGCCATATTTTAATAAGTCAACATAATTATTAACATCATATCCTGTAGGAATAGTAGATATTATTAAATCAAAACGAATAGGAATGTCTTTTGTAGAAGTAAATAAATCTTTTGCTCCCATCTCTAAAGCTTCTTTTTTCTTTTTGTCGTTACGAGCAAATACATAAACATCAGCTCCCATATTAACAGCATATTTCACAGCCATAGAACCAAGTCCGCCAAAACCAGCAACACCTACTACATCGCCTTTTTTAACGCCAGAGAATTTGAGAGGTGAGTATGTTGTAATACCAGCACATAAAAGCGGAGCAACTTTTTCCATTGGTGCATCTTTTGGTACTGTGATAGCAAACTTTTCACTTACTACTATGTTGTTTGAATATCCGCCGTAAGTAGGCTCATCGTTGTGAAAATGGTCTTTACAGTCATAAGTAAGTACAGTTTGACCTCTTTCGCAAAATTGTTCATGACTTCTTTTGCAAGCCTCACATTCTCCGCAAGAGTTTACCATACAGCCTACACCTGCATAATCACCAACTTTAAATTTTGTAACATTTTTTCCAACAGCTACCACCTTTCCAGCAATTTCGTGACCAGGCACCATTGGATATATTCCTTCGTGCCACTCACTTCTTGCAGAGTGTATATCACTATGGCATATTCCTGCATACATTATCTCTATTAAAATATCATTGTCTCCCATAGAGTGCCTTGAAAACTCAAAAGGCTTAAATGTATCAGTTTTGCTATGAACAGCATATCCTTTAGCATTTATTCTCTTTCCAGAATTAGCTTCTTCCAAGTTTTTTTCTAATAACATGTATATATACTCCTCATTATTAAATATGTTTTATTATAGCATTTATTATAACATTGAAGTGCACTCTAATGTCAATATTTTTATACATTAAAATGCATGAGATTTTGTTAGTTCTTATTGAATATAAATTATAGTATATTATAAAGTTTTAATTTTATTGAAAATATAGTCTTTTTGCTTCTTTGGGTCACCAAAAGAAGTGGGGGGTGCGGGGGCTAGTCCCCGCAAATAAAAAATAAAAAATAAAAAAAATATTTTTGATAAACTTAAAAATTTTCAATATATATAAATTTTAAAATATTTTGACAATTTGGCTTTATTCAGGTATATTATTTTTAGTAATTTTTTAGGATAAATATATGTATAAAATTAATGGTGTTCTATATAAACAAAATTGTTCATTAAAAAAATATAATACTTTTAGAGTAAATGCTAAGGCTCTTCATTTTTATATGCCTGAAACTATTAATGGCTTTATAGATTTAATTAAATATTTAAATGATGCTGATAAAAGATATATTATTTTAGGCGGCGGGAGCAATGTACTTTTTTTGGATAAGGTAATAGAAGTTCCTATAATACATACAGGATTTTTTACAAGAATAGAGCAGACTAGCAATAATATTTTAGCTTATTCTGGGGCTAATGTTATAGATGTTGTAAAGTACGCTTATAGAAATAGTTTTACAGGTTTAGAGTTTTTATATGGGCTACCTGGAAGTATTGGGGGAGCGGCGTACATGAATGCCCGCTGTTATGAACATTCTATATCAGAGTTTGTAGATAGTGTTGGAATTATAGATGACAATATTGAATATATGCATATAAAGGCAGATGAATGTAATTATGCTTATAAAAAAAGTATATTCCAAGATAAGAAATATATTATAATAGATGTGAGGCTAAAATTAAATAAGGGCTTAAAAAAAATAATAAAAAAAGATATGAACAAATATATAAGAGACAGAAAAAATAAAAATCAATATAAATATCCATCAGCAGGAAGCACTTTTTTGAATGATTATGAAACTAATATGATAGCGGGTAAGGTAATAGATTCACTTAATATGAGAAACACAAGGGTAGGGGGTGCTATGGTTTCACCTTATCATGCTAATTTTATTGTTAATTATAATAATGCTACAGGAAGAGATATTTTTGAACTAATGAAAAAGGTGAGAGAAGAAGTTTATAATAAAATAGGTATAAAGTTAAATGCTGAAGTGCGTATTATAGGAAATGATGAAAATGAAGTTTTTTGATAAAAATTTTAATAATTATAATGAAAAGCATTTATATTATATTGACAGTGCTATAGAAAAAGCCAAAATACTTTATGACAGCTGTATATGCTGCGGACATTTATGCAAAACAGATAGAAATAATAACAAAATAGGAAGATGTAAGATTTTTGAAGACACTAATCATATAAAAGTAGCTTCTCATACTTTGCATTTTGGCGAAGAGCCTATGCTTGTTGGAAATAATGGAAGCGGAACTGTATTTTTTTCTAATTGCAATTTATCTTGCGTGTTTTTGTCAGAATCATCAAATAAGCTCCGAAGGTATAGGGGAGATTATAGATTTAGATAAATTAGCTTCTTATTTTTTAGATTTAGAGAGAGAGGGAGCTAATAATATTAATCTTGTAAGTGCAACGCATGTGATTTACTCTGTATTAAAGGCTTTAAAAATTGCATTACTAAATGGCTTAAACTTGCCTATAGTTTATAATACAAATGGTTATGACACCAATGAATTATTAGATTGCTTAAATGGAATAATTGATATTTATTTGCCTGATTTAAAATATTTTAATAATGAAAAAGCTATAAAATATTCCAGAGCAGAGAATTATTTTGATGTTGCAATTAATGCTATAACTACAATGAAAAATCAGGTTGGAGATTTAATTATAGATGAAAATGATATTGCAAAAAGCGGCATAATAATAAGGCATTTAGTTTTGCCAAACAACGAATCTGATTCTTATGATATATTAATAGAGCTAAAAGAGAGGGGTTTTTTAAATAGTTATATTTCTTTAATGTCGCAGTATAGTCCTGAGTTTATGGCAAAAGATTATGACAATATTAATAGAAAACTATATGTTAAAGAATATAATGAAGTATTAAACTTTGCATTAGATTTAGGTTTTGAGAATATATTAGGTCAAGAGATGGAAAGCAGTGAGAATTATTTACCAGATTTTAGAAAAGATAAGCCGTTTGAATAAAAAGAAATAAATGAATAAAAAATGGAGCGGGCGAACGGAATCGAACCGTCATCTTTAGATTGGAAGTCTAAGGTAATAACCATTATACGACGCCCGCAATTAAAGTTTAATTATTATAACATACAGATAAAAAAAAGCAAGCTATTTATATTATTATTGCTAATATTTTATTGATAATTTTACTAATTTATTGTAATATGGTTTTACTGTTTAAGAATAATTTTAAATAACTGGGGAAAAAATGAAAAAGATAATATTAGTTCTATCATTTATTTTAACTACAGTAGTTGCTTGTTCTAGTACACCTAAGGCGACTACTCCAGAAAACACATCTGGTTTTAATACTGAATTAAATCTTCCAGATGGTGTTAGGGTGAGAGAAACTCCTAGAGGAAAGGTATTAGAGCTTTATGACCCTAAAGCTAAAAGCGATGTTGGTAAGCAAACTGGAATTTATGAAGTAAAATTCCAATTCGACAAAGCTGTAGAAATAGGAGAGTATAAACAAGCTTATAATTTAGTTTATACTATATTAAACAATAATCCTGAAATAAGAATTATGGTAGAAGGTAATTCTAGTAAAGAAGGTAAAGCTCCTTACAACTACAATTTGTCTGTAAGAAGATCTGATACTAGCTATAATTACTTAATAAAATTAGGTACTAAAAATAACAGACTTCTTAAAAATGCTTTTGGTGAGGGTCTTCCAGAATATCCTACTTTAGAAGCTAATAGAAGAACTGAATTTATAGTAATAATGAATGAAGCAGATTTAAAAAAGTATAATGACTTTGCAAAAACTGTCGATGTTAATAAAGAAAATTAATATCTAAGGTTTTGGTAAAGGCTATGAAAAAATTATTATTTGTTTTTGCTTTATTTATTTTTGTAATATCTTGCGGTACTACTCCAGAAATGGCGCCTGCAGAAAATGCAGAACCTGTTGCTTTGGCTGTACAAGAAGAACCGCAAGCTGTTGCTAATACTGGTGAACTCTATCTACCTCAAGGTACTTCTATAAGAGATTCTCAAAGGGGAAGAGTGTTTGAGACTAATCCTAAAATAATATTTGGATTTGCTAAAACTACTATGCCTGCAAATGCTAATGTTGCTTTTGCTCAAGTAATAGAGTTTTTAGATAAGAATCCTAATGTTAGATTAGTAGTAGAAGGACATACTAGCAATAAAGGAATAGCTTACCCTTATAATTACAACTTATCTGTTAATAGGGTAAAAAATGCTAGAGCTTATTTGGTTAATAATGGGGTTGATGCTAATAGATTAATTGAAAAACCGCTCGGCGAAGCATTGCCTGAGTCTAATGTTCAAGCTAATCTTAGAAGATATGAGTTTATCATTATTGAAAATCAAGCAGATATGGATAAATATAATAGTTTTGTATCTACTCTTGATGTGAGAAAGGAAACTGTATATACTGGAAATTAATTAATTTTTATGTATATAATTAGAAATCAAACCTCCTTCTTTCTGTAACAAGAAATTAGGAGGTTTTCTAAATTTAAGTAAAGGTATTATGTTTTATGAAACAATTTGTTATTTTGTTTTTATTAATTATTTCTTTTAATTTAATTGCAGAAGATACTAATCAATCTTTATCATCATCTACTAATGCAGCTACTACAGCATCTAGTTCAAGTGAAGGTTATATAATAAACAGTGAATTAATGGATACTTTTAAATATGGTACTACTTCTCAAAAAATATCAGCTATTTCCAGAATAAAAAAGACTAAAAATGAAAATGATATATCTGCTATGGTAGAATATTATCCTAATGAAAAAAATAATAAAATAAAAATAGAGATAATAAATTTCTTTAAACAAAATGTTAATGATAAAGGAAAAACTATAATAGATTATGCTATAGTAGATGAAGATGATAGTGTGAGAAAAGAGGCTTATTATTTATGTTCTATTTATCCTGATATAAAATATGAGTCAAGTATTATGTCTTCTATTAGCAATGAATCTGGACTTATATTAGACAGTATGATAAATGCTTTAGGTTCTATTAAATCTACTTTAGCTTCAGATTATTTGGCTGAGAAATATACTAATGATGTTATTGGCTCTAGCACAAAGATAGAGATATTAAGATATTTTTCTGAAACAAAAGATATTAAAGGCGAAATTATTTGCAGAAATGTTGCACAAAATACAGGTGAGCCTGCTTTAGTTAGATATATGGGAATAGTGGCAATGGGGGCTTATCCTAGTGCTGAAAATTATGAGATATTACAGAAGATATTAAAAGAGGATTTACCTGAAGTTACTGCGAGGGTTATTTATATACTTCCAGAGTACAGTGCTTATGGGGATATTAAAAAAGATATTGTTGAAGCTTGTAAAAATGATAGTGAATCAGTGAGAATATATGCTATTAAGGCTTTGAATAATTATAAAACAGAGCCAGAGATTCAGGAGCTTTTACTTTATAGACTTCAAAATGATAATTCTGAAAATATTACTCTTGAGGTATTAAATCTTTATAGTGATTCTATGCCTACAGGAGAGATGTTTGATGCTATAAAAAAATTAGCGGACTCTTCTGCAAACAAGAAAATTAAAGATAAAGCAAAATCAATAGTAGAAGGTTCTAATAATACAACAACAGAGACAACTACAGCTAATGCTTATTAATGTTTATGATTTTGAAAGAGATTGTTAAAGAGTTAGAGATTATTTTATCGGATATTGCATTTTCTGGTATAGATAATGTTGACAGTTCATTTGTAGGAAAAATAGAGCTTCTTGAAAAAAAAGCTATGGAAAATAAAATAACTAATCTTAGTAATTTATTAAACGATTTTATAAACTCAATTAAAGATTATAAATTAGAAGATTCGAGAGAGAATTTACAAAGAGTTTTTATAAATGTTTCTAAATTAGATTTTTATATAAAGAATGCATCATATTAAAAAAACTATTTAAAATTTTATAATTTAAATAGGTTTTTATAATTATAATACATTTAAACAAGTATATTTATTGTTCTTTTTCCCGCAGCTCGCACCCATACCTAAAGGTACTCCTTTCAGTCGCAGGCACTTCCTTCGGTCGCGGTGCGGACTTCGTCAAAAGAACCAAAAAGTGCAAATACTATAGCTTTGTATGTTTTTGAATATGTATAAACTATATTGTAATACCAACATTTCAAGCTAAACAATTCAGTTCTTTTGGTTCTTTTATACCAATAAAAGAACTGGGGGTGTGGGGGCAAAGCCACCACAAATAAAAAACTTAAAAAATATTTTTTACCAATTCAATAATTTTTATATTCAAAACTAATTATTTCTTAATAGTTTTGTTGCCTATAGTAGCTTTTTCTTCGTTCTGTTTATTATCTTCTTTCGCTGTCATCATAACAGAATTATTAATAACCGCATCACCATTTCCATTATCTTCTGAAGGTCTTACTATTTGAGCTTTATCTGCTAATGATGATTTGAATATTTTTGTAGCTTCATCTTCGCTTTGATTTTCCATAATTGTAGCAGTAGCAGCAGATTCTGAAGCCATTAAATCTCCGCTAGAGTGCACTATCATAACATCTTCAGGTCTAACAGTTATAAGTCCGCTAGCAGTTCTAACAGCCAAAGCAACTCCAGTGTCATTTTCCATAACCATCTCAACAGGTCCTAAAAATCTATTTCCAGCCTCGTCCATTACCTCAACACTTTTACCAAGCATAGAATAGCCGCTTTGACTAGAATAAAATGTTTTCATAGATTCTAAGTTTTTATTAACTTCAGTCATTTGCTCTACAGAAGAAAACTGTGCAAGCTGTGCTATCATATCTCTGTTATCCATAGGAGACAATGGGTCTTGATGGCTCATTTGCACTGTTAATAGTTTTAAAAAGTCATCTTTACCTAAAGAGTTTTTAGCAGGGTCTCTTTCAAAATTATGCTGCAAGTTAAAAGCTCCAACTTCTTGCTTTAATATTCTTATTTCCTTATCACTCATTCTTAATGCTTCTGCTGATATCATAATTTTTTATCTCCTAAGTTATTTTTTATTTAATTATTTTTTATATTAATAAATTCAATTTTCTCTCTGGAACTATATTGTAATTTTGTACGCTTACAACCTCTTCTTCTATGTTGTCTGCTCCAAAGCCATTTAAATTATTGTTGCTGCCTCCAAACTCAAACTCACCATTTTCATTAGGCATGTCCTGTCTAAGCATTACATCAAAACCTTCAATATTTATTCCAATCTCATTTAAAGAGCTAATAACAGTATCTAGGTTTTTTGTAAATATGTCTTTTATTTCAGCATTATCTACAAATATTTTTCCTACTAAATTGTTATCAGCGTCCATACTTATTTTTAATCTCACCTTACCTAAATACTCAGGATTAAGAGACATTAAAACTTCACTCTTTCCATTATTAACAGCAACCTGTGCCTTCTCTACCAATTTTGACATCAAATCTTGGAATCTAATCATATTCTCAGCAAGGCTGTTAGTATTTTGTGTTTTAGATACATTGTTGTAGTGATTATATCCTTTCAAACTAGAAGAAGAATCTTTCATGTTAATAATTGTAAGTTCGCTTCCTTTTTCATCGGATATAGTGTTATTTAAATTGCTGTTATTATTTTCTTTAGCCTCTTGCAATCTCATCTCTCTTTTATCAGCAACATTATTATCATCATTGCTTATAAAAGTTTCTGCAGAATCGTTAACTATTTCATTATTATTATTTTCTTCTATTTTTGCATCTATTTTTTCTATATTATTATCTTGTGATTTTTTAGAAGTTTCTTCTATGCTATTATCTTCAACTTCTACTAATTCAAATATGTCTGATAATTTTTCAACATTATCATCATCATTTTGATATGATATAGCAATCTCTTCCAAACTTTCTAAAGCTATTATTAAATCAGTAATTTCTTTTTTATCTTTTTCATCTAATTCTTCTAAGTTAATATTTTTTAGCTCTTCTTTGATATCATCAATATCTTTAATCAATGAAGATAATTTCTCTTCATTAACTTTACTGTCTATATTAACATTTTTTTCTATTTGTGCTTTTTTATCAGCCTTGTAATTTTCTATTATGAGGCCTGCTTTATCAATTAATTTTTTTGCTTTTTCTTTAGAAGACATTATATCTTTTTTAATTTCATTGTTATCTATATTTTCAGCGTTTTCTATATTTTTATCTTCTTTGCTATTGTTTTCTGATATTTCTTCTTTTTCTTCATTATTTACACTTTCTTTTAATTCACTACTTTGAGCTTCATCAGCGTTATTTTCAATGTTTTCTTTTCTTATATTTTCACTATTTTCAACATTGTTTTGAGGATCTTCATCTGTTATATTATTGTTTTTATATAAACTATCTTGATAATCTTCTTCTTTTTCTATAGATTTATTTGTAGCACTTTGAGAATAAATATCTTCGCTATTTTTTGCCTCGTCTAACATTTTAGCGAAACTATTATCATCATGTATATCATAAATTGTATTATTTTTATTAGCAGATATATTGCTGTCATTAAAAGATAATACATTGCTAACTGAGCTTATCATAAACATAATCCTCTTAAAAAATAAAAATCATATCATTTATTATGCTCGGAAATATGGAATTTTACTTTATAAAAAAATAGCATGCCTATAAAAATTAATTTAAATAAAAAATTGATATTATTGAAATATATGTGCTGTTTGAGAAATGATATTTGTGCCTGTTTCAAATGCTAAGAAAGGAAATTTTCCCATAATACCAGCTACTATATTTGAAGGAGGCATTGTTGATAATCTATTATATTCATTTACATGTGTATTATATGCTTCTATTGCTTTTCTCTCTTCCTGTATGATAGGTCTCATTGTTCTTAAAGCTTCCATATAAAATTGATTTGTTCTTAAAACAGGGTAGTTTCTTGCTGTATAATCTATTTTATTAATATTTTCTTGTATTCTTGCTTGAATATATTGAAACTCTTGAAAGGTTAGGGGTTTTTCTATTAATTTGTCATCTATATCTATTTTACTTAGTCTTGTTATATAATTACTTAATGAAGAGATTGTGTATGCATCTAATCTTGGTATTTTTGATACTGCATTATAATATTGTATAGAGGCTGCTCTTTTTTTTGAATAAATATCTAATATATTATTTAAATATTCTCTTGATAATTTCTCTTCAGTGAGAATAGATTTTTTTATAGAAGTAGTAGTTACTATCATAAATATACTAATAGCTACAACATTAACTATTACAAATATTATAGCTACAATGGAACCTTTCATCAGTTTTCCTTAAATATTATTTAAACAATAAAACAATTATATATAAATAAAAGTAAATTGTCAAAAAAATATACTTATACTATTTTTTTAATGTTGATTTTATTACTTCTATATCACTTGATATATCTATAATATTACTTTTGTATATTGTATTTAATATTGTTTTTAAGTTTTCTTTCATTGCTATTATAGAATCCGTTATATCATTTTTTAATTTATCATTATCTTCTTCTATTTTTGATTTTTCTAAATCTATATATGTGTTTATTATTTTTACTATTGTAGGTATATTATATTCTAAAAGTTTTTCTAATTCTTTTGCTGCTATTTTATTATTAGTTGTATCTTTTACAGAGATATCTATTATATTTTTATATATTTCATTTAATTCTTTAATATTTTCTTTTATTTTATTATCTGTAATTTTCATTGAGGCAGTATTTATAAGTTTATTATATTTTAAAGCCTGCTTAATAATATTAGTTTCTTTTTTGCCATTAGACAAATTATTATTAAGTTCTATTTTATTGTATTTCTCATCGAACTCTTCTTCTGTCATGAATGTAAACTTTAATAAATCTATAACACAAAGAATTGTAGGTATAAAAGTCCAGAAAAATAAAACATGCAGTATTCCTCTTTTAGTTTGCCCAAGATAAAATTTCTGTATACCAATACCGCCAAGCATTATAGACAATGCCGAATATACTATAGCATATGCTCTTTTTTTCATTTAACTATTTTACCATAATTTATAATTTTTTAAGAGAATGATTTATATTTATTTATATTAAATTTTGTTACTCTTTTATAACCGGTTATAATTCTAAATATTCCATAAAAAAATCCAAGTCCATAAAACATATGAGTTATAAAAAACATAAAAGGGTATATAAATATCCCTACAAATTTATTTATAATTCCTTTATCTTTAATAGATTTAATTATTCCTGCCAAAATAGTAATTACTGAATATATAATAAATGGAATAAAATATAATGCTATATAATTAATTTTTGTATGTAAATAAATAGCTAATATTATTGGTAATAATATAATATAAACACTAAAAAAAGCAGGCAATGTAAATATTAGATTTTTTTATTAAAGTTTTTATAAAGCTGTTCAAATCTTCCTCTTCCATAATTAAGAAGCATTTTTATATATGATTTTAAATTTCCTCTAGGCGGTCTTCTTACTATTATTTCAGGGTCATACATTAGTTTATATCCTAAAGAAAGTATTTTATCAATTAATGCATTTTCTTCGTTTGGGTATAAACTTTCATCAAAAAGCCCAGCTTCAAATATCACATCTTTTCGTACAAACAAATTACAAAGTATTACATCTCTGTCAGTTCCTTCTCTATATGTAGAAGAGTTTTTACTATATCTGTTTGCTATAGGCCCCACAGCATAATAAGAACGCATACAAGAATCAATATATCTTTCTTTTGTATTTGAAATAATATGAATAGCAGGTCCGCCTACAATAGCTACTTTTTCATTGCTTTCAAATATTTCTACAGCTCTTTTTATATTAAGCGGGTCTACAAGAGAATCATTATCTATAAAATATATAATATCTCCAGAAGCTTTTTTTAAACATTCATTTCTTTGCACGGTAGGGTGAGTGCCTTCAGCCTGAAAGATTTCTATATCATTTTTATTATAATCAGATAGATAAATTCCTACTAAAGTACTTTCTATATTTTCACCTATTCTATGAGGAATAATTACAGTAACTTTTAATGACACTTATATTTACATCCCAATATTTCTAAAATAAGCTGTTCTTAAATTAGCAGCCATCTCCTCAGGGCTAGTAGGATTGCAAGGAGCCCAAGCACCTGTTTCTGATGAAGCATTAAATTTCTGTTTTTCTTTGCTTCTCATAGGAGGGAAGAACTCTATATGATAACGCCATATATCATTATAATTAAATCCATCATTTACAGGAGCACTATACATACACATCATATAAGGAAACTTCATGTCAAATAAAGTATCTAATGTAGTAGTAGCTTTTTTTAGAATATCTGCCAATGATAGAGATTCTTTTTCATTAAAATCATTTATAGCTATAATATTTTTTTTAGGCATAATCATAATACCATAAGGATATTCAGAAGCAAAAGGAAGAAAACATACAAAATCATCATTTTCAAATATTATTCTTCTTCCATCTTCAATTTCTTGTTCAAGCATATCAGCAAATAGATTTCTATTTTTTACATTATAATAGCTTGAAGCCATATCAATTTTTCTTTTAATTCTTAAAGGTATCCAGCTATAACCATATATCTGTCCATGAGGATGCGGCATAGTAACACCAACAACTTCACCCTTGTTTTCAAAAGGCATAATGTATTTTATTTTTTTATTTTCAGCTATTTTTACCATTCTCTCTTGCCATAATTTAACGAGCTTTAATATATGTTCAACAGGTAATTCTGGAAGAGTAGTATTATGGTCAGGAGAGTATAAAATTA from Brachyspira pilosicoli P43/6/78 includes:
- a CDS encoding HEAT repeat domain-containing protein produces the protein MKQFVILFLLIISFNLIAEDTNQSLSSSTNAATTASSSSEGYIINSELMDTFKYGTTSQKISAISRIKKTKNENDISAMVEYYPNEKNNKIKIEIINFFKQNVNDKGKTIIDYAIVDEDDSVRKEAYYLCSIYPDIKYESSIMSSISNESGLILDSMINALGSIKSTLASDYLAEKYTNDVIGSSTKIEILRYFSETKDIKGEIICRNVAQNTGEPALVRYMGIVAMGAYPSAENYEILQKILKEDLPEVTARVIYILPEYSAYGDIKKDIVEACKNDSESVRIYAIKALNNYKTEPEIQELLLYRLQNDNSENITLEVLNLYSDSMPTGEMFDAIKKLADSSANKKIKDKAKSIVEGSNNTTTETTTANAY
- the galT gene encoding galactose-1-phosphate uridylyltransferase, which translates into the protein MAELRYNPLLGDYVMIASHRQARPQMPKDYCPFCPGSGKVPDSYDVLCYDNDFPALSFEPPYPDDVDNGKLFKTAPSIGKCEVILYSPDHNTTLPELPVEHILKLVKLWQERMVKIAENKKIKYIMPFENKGEVVGVTMPHPHGQIYGYSWIPLRIKRKIDMASSYYNVKNRNLFADMLEQEIEDGRRIIFENDDFVCFLPFASEYPYGIMIMPKKNIIAINDFNEKESLSLADILKKATTTLDTLFDMKFPYMMCMYSAPVNDGFNYNDIWRYHIEFFPPMRSKEKQKFNASSETGAWAPCNPTSPEEMAANLRTAYFRNIGM
- a CDS encoding TM2 domain-containing protein, whose protein sequence is MKKRAYAIVYSALSIMLGGIGIQKFYLGQTKRGILHVLFFWTFIPTILCVIDLLKFTFMTEEEFDEKYNKIELNNNLSNGKKETNIIKQALKYNKLINTASMKITDNKIKENIKELNEIYKNIIDISVKDTTNNKIAAKELEKLLEYNIPTIVKIINTYIDLEKSKIEEDNDKLKNDITDSIIAMKENLKTILNTIYKSNIIDISSDIEVIKSTLKK
- a CDS encoding flagellar hook assembly protein FlgD produces the protein MISAEALRMSDKEIRILKQEVGAFNLQHNFERDPAKNSLGKDDFLKLLTVQMSHQDPLSPMDNRDMIAQLAQFSSVEQMTEVNKNLESMKTFYSSQSGYSMLGKSVEVMDEAGNRFLGPVEMVMENDTGVALAVRTASGLITVRPEDVMIVHSSGDLMASESAATATIMENQSEDEATKIFKSSLADKAQIVRPSEDNGNGDAVINNSVMMTAKEDNKQNEEKATIGNKTIKK
- a CDS encoding glycosyltransferase; this encodes MSLKVTVIIPHRIGENIESTLVGIYLSDYNKNDIEIFQAEGTHPTVQRNECLKKASGDIIYFIDNDSLVDPLNIKRAVEIFESNEKVAIVGGPAIHIISNTKERYIDSCMRSYYAVGPIANRYSKNSSTYREGTDRDVILCNLFVRKDVIFEAGLFDESLYPNEENALIDKILSLGYKLMYDPEIIVRRPPRGNLKSYIKMLLNYGRGRFEQLYKNFNKKI
- the murB gene encoding UDP-N-acetylmuramate dehydrogenase is translated as MYKINGVLYKQNCSLKKYNTFRVNAKALHFYMPETINGFIDLIKYLNDADKRYIILGGGSNVLFLDKVIEVPIIHTGFFTRIEQTSNNILAYSGANVIDVVKYAYRNSFTGLEFLYGLPGSIGGAAYMNARCYEHSISEFVDSVGIIDDNIEYMHIKADECNYAYKKSIFQDKKYIIIDVRLKLNKGLKKIIKKDMNKYIRDRKNKNQYKYPSAGSTFLNDYETNMIAGKVIDSLNMRNTRVGGAMVSPYHANFIVNYNNATGRDIFELMKKVREEVYNKIGIKLNAEVRIIGNDENEVF
- a CDS encoding OmpA family protein, whose product is MKKLLFVFALFIFVISCGTTPEMAPAENAEPVALAVQEEPQAVANTGELYLPQGTSIRDSQRGRVFETNPKIIFGFAKTTMPANANVAFAQVIEFLDKNPNVRLVVEGHTSNKGIAYPYNYNLSVNRVKNARAYLVNNGVDANRLIEKPLGEALPESNVQANLRRYEFIIIENQADMDKYNSFVSTLDVRKETVYTGN
- a CDS encoding OmpA family protein — encoded protein: MKKIILVLSFILTTVVACSSTPKATTPENTSGFNTELNLPDGVRVRETPRGKVLELYDPKAKSDVGKQTGIYEVKFQFDKAVEIGEYKQAYNLVYTILNNNPEIRIMVEGNSSKEGKAPYNYNLSVRRSDTSYNYLIKLGTKNNRLLKNAFGEGLPEYPTLEANRRTEFIVIMNEADLKKYNDFAKTVDVNKEN
- a CDS encoding LemA family protein — its product is MKGSIVAIIFVIVNVVAISIFMIVTTTSIKKSILTEEKLSREYLNNILDIYSKKRAASIQYYNAVSKIPRLDAYTISSLSNYITRLSKIDIDDKLIEKPLTFQEFQYIQARIQENINKIDYTARNYPVLRTNQFYMEALRTMRPIIQEERKAIEAYNTHVNEYNRLSTMPPSNIVAGIMGKFPFLAFETGTNIISQTAHIFQ
- a CDS encoding NAD(P)-dependent alcohol dehydrogenase codes for the protein MLLEKNLEEANSGKRINAKGYAVHSKTDTFKPFEFSRHSMGDNDILIEIMYAGICHSDIHSARSEWHEGIYPMVPGHEIAGKVVAVGKNVTKFKVGDYAGVGCMVNSCGECEACKRSHEQFCERGQTVLTYDCKDHFHNDEPTYGGYSNNIVVSEKFAITVPKDAPMEKVAPLLCAGITTYSPLKFSGVKKGDVVGVAGFGGLGSMAVKYAVNMGADVYVFARNDKKKKEALEMGAKDLFTSTKDIPIRFDLIISTIPTGYDVNNYVDLLKYGGEMAIVGLPPAELKQSIDLARLIFSGGKKVYGSMIGGIKETQEMLDFSLKHKIYPETEIIAANQIDEAYQKLTSGQAKFRYVIDMKTL
- a CDS encoding flagellar hook-length control protein FliK; the protein is MISSVSNVLSFNDSNISANKNNTIYDIHDDNSFAKMLDEAKNSEDIYSQSATNKSIEKEEDYQDSLYKNNNITDEDPQNNVENSENIRKENIENNADEAQSSELKESVNNEEKEEISENNSKEDKNIENAENIDNNEIKKDIMSSKEKAKKLIDKAGLIIENYKADKKAQIEKNVNIDSKVNEEKLSSLIKDIDDIKEELKNINLEELDEKDKKEITDLIIALESLEEIAISYQNDDDNVEKLSDIFELVEVEDNSIEETSKKSQDNNIEKIDAKIEENNNNEIVNDSAETFISNDDNNVADKREMRLQEAKENNNSNLNNTISDEKGSELTIINMKDSSSSLKGYNHYNNVSKTQNTNSLAENMIRFQDLMSKLVEKAQVAVNNGKSEVLMSLNPEYLGKVRLKISMDADNNLVGKIFVDNAEIKDIFTKNLDTVISSLNEIGINIEGFDVMLRQDMPNENGEFEFGGSNNNLNGFGADNIEEEVVSVQNYNIVPERKLNLLI